Proteins from a genomic interval of Caldicellulosiruptor diazotrophicus:
- a CDS encoding response regulator transcription factor: MKKILICDDESTVIESISHILKKNFSEQMNIDEAYDGEEALQKLMFENYHVVFIDIQMPDMSGIEVMEEIRKVKKDPFPLFIIISAHDKFEYARKSVELGAFSYILKPYLVSDIVNITKKAFEEIDNILSKQKEEMERKRKIKAMQSLIENGFLFFILNNKLFSDFNLRQLEQFLDIQNIQYGIVAILKVEQENSLNNIDILSELKTEIKSAFSNKCIVSFLSPSSLLCIFSAESETYKEVLKDKLKKIIKSKTDSEIQIGLSNLCNLYDDFEEAFLESYSNIIHEDNEETTDLYVELEIMEKRLLNSLLKTTNIIQKQQQISELVKKYTLAYGINQARFKIILFVIQLLIEINIKENAKVIYSMEKFLKDVISIDNEVEIIQKTFEIIQIITSEAAIQKKTYNSSSIVSQALEYIKNNFKRNISLEEMSQVLNISPYYFSKIFKKSVGINFKEYLIKLKIEHAQKLLTETNMPIKEIAYEIGFDDPNYFIKAFKKYTGLTPASVRNNRNK; the protein is encoded by the coding sequence ATGAAAAAGATTCTCATATGTGATGATGAGTCTACCGTAATTGAATCAATTTCGCATATTTTAAAAAAGAATTTTTCAGAACAGATGAATATCGACGAAGCTTATGATGGAGAAGAAGCGCTGCAAAAGCTGATGTTTGAAAATTATCATGTAGTTTTTATAGACATACAAATGCCTGATATGAGCGGAATAGAAGTAATGGAGGAAATCCGAAAAGTAAAAAAAGATCCTTTTCCTCTTTTTATTATTATCTCAGCTCATGACAAATTTGAATATGCAAGAAAATCTGTCGAGCTTGGCGCTTTTTCTTATATACTAAAGCCCTACTTGGTATCAGACATTGTAAACATTACAAAAAAAGCTTTTGAAGAAATTGACAACATTTTGTCTAAGCAAAAAGAAGAAATGGAGAGGAAAAGAAAAATTAAAGCTATGCAATCTCTAATAGAAAATGGGTTTTTATTTTTCATTTTGAACAACAAACTATTTTCAGATTTTAACCTAAGGCAATTAGAACAGTTCCTTGATATTCAAAACATTCAATATGGTATTGTAGCAATTTTGAAGGTAGAGCAAGAAAATTCGTTAAATAATATAGACATATTAAGTGAACTCAAAACTGAAATCAAATCAGCTTTCTCAAACAAATGCATTGTATCTTTTTTATCTCCAAGCTCTCTTTTGTGTATATTTTCAGCTGAAAGTGAGACTTACAAAGAAGTGTTAAAAGATAAACTAAAAAAGATAATCAAATCTAAAACAGATTCCGAAATACAGATAGGTCTGAGTAACTTATGTAATCTTTATGATGACTTTGAAGAAGCATTTTTAGAAAGTTACAGTAATATAATTCATGAAGATAATGAAGAAACCACAGACTTATATGTAGAACTTGAAATAATGGAAAAAAGATTGTTAAATTCACTTTTAAAAACTACTAACATTATTCAAAAACAACAACAAATTTCAGAGCTTGTAAAAAAATATACTTTGGCATATGGAATTAACCAAGCGCGATTCAAGATAATTTTGTTTGTCATCCAGTTATTAATTGAAATTAACATTAAAGAAAACGCAAAAGTTATATATTCAATGGAAAAATTTTTAAAAGATGTTATTTCAATTGATAATGAAGTAGAGATAATCCAAAAAACATTTGAAATAATCCAAATAATTACTAGCGAAGCAGCTATACAAAAGAAAACATATAATTCAAGTAGTATAGTTTCACAGGCTCTTGAATACATTAAAAACAATTTTAAAAGGAATATCTCTTTAGAAGAGATGAGCCAAGTATTAAATATTAGCCCTTATTACTTTAGTAAAATCTTCAAAAAATCAGTTGGTATAAACTTTAAAGAGTACCTAATAAAACTGAAAATAGAGCATGCACAAAAGCTTTTGACAGAAACAAATATGCCAATAAAAGAAATAGCATACGAAATTGGATTTGATGACCCAAATTATTTTATCAAGGCATTTAAAAAATACACTGGTTTGACGCCTGCTTCAGTCAGAAATAATAGAAATAAATAA
- a CDS encoding sensor histidine kinase, whose amino-acid sequence MILSFKTYKGKLIFFILTFILTTIAINLLIQLNVNFLHNYFDKTYHNIESINTITNNFGTISRSIQSYVISGDSDSILNVYDSLNSISYELNQLTCQSEDEIVYKRSITNIYKTINDNIDMVILYKKQGKDYTKKLSDTIESLDYANYFLQKFTQSKINHSVEYYNNLKSSIRKITNTNYVVIALWFILSIIISLLFTKELTDPISRLAKYSNKVAKGELNFSIPKVDSTDELGILNNSFSEMLENIKDMLKKLEDKAELEKELAKKEIEMVKYQQALQEAELKSLQAQINPHFLFNTLNTLAQMAMLENADKTYDMLIKTSNYLRYCVQNINKLVTLSEEVENVKNYIFIHNVRFRNKINLEIDIEKEIENAKIPSMILQPIVENSIVHGFAKKREGTIKIVAKKYYTSYVKIQIIDNGSGIDPEVLADITKKSFVSRTSTGIGIENITKRLEFFFGIKEPIFIESKKDIGTTVTITIPYINQLS is encoded by the coding sequence ATGATATTATCATTTAAGACATACAAGGGAAAACTTATATTTTTTATTCTAACCTTCATCCTTACAACAATCGCAATAAACCTGTTAATTCAGCTCAATGTTAATTTTCTTCACAACTACTTTGATAAGACTTATCATAACATTGAAAGTATAAATACTATAACAAATAACTTTGGAACAATTAGCAGAAGTATTCAATCTTATGTTATTTCCGGAGATTCTGATTCAATCTTAAACGTCTATGACAGTTTAAATTCTATATCTTATGAATTAAACCAGCTTACTTGCCAGAGCGAAGATGAAATTGTTTATAAAAGAAGTATTACTAACATATATAAAACAATAAACGATAACATTGACATGGTTATACTTTATAAAAAACAAGGAAAAGATTACACAAAGAAGCTTTCAGACACAATAGAAAGTTTGGATTATGCAAATTATTTTTTACAGAAATTTACTCAAAGTAAAATTAATCATAGCGTTGAATATTATAACAATTTAAAAAGCTCTATTCGAAAGATTACAAACACAAACTATGTAGTAATAGCATTATGGTTTATACTTTCAATAATAATTAGCCTTCTTTTCACAAAAGAGCTAACAGATCCAATATCAAGACTTGCAAAGTACTCAAACAAAGTAGCAAAAGGAGAATTAAATTTTTCAATCCCAAAAGTTGATTCTACAGATGAATTAGGAATTTTAAATAATTCTTTTAGTGAAATGCTTGAAAACATTAAAGATATGTTGAAAAAACTTGAAGATAAGGCTGAACTTGAGAAAGAACTTGCAAAAAAGGAAATAGAAATGGTAAAGTATCAACAAGCATTGCAAGAGGCAGAACTAAAATCGCTCCAAGCTCAGATAAATCCACATTTTTTGTTTAATACATTAAATACACTTGCTCAAATGGCAATGTTGGAAAATGCGGATAAAACTTATGATATGCTTATAAAAACTTCTAATTATCTTAGATACTGTGTTCAAAACATAAATAAGCTTGTAACCCTGAGTGAAGAGGTTGAAAATGTGAAGAATTATATATTCATTCATAATGTAAGATTTAGAAACAAAATTAATCTTGAAATTGATATTGAGAAAGAGATTGAAAATGCAAAAATACCAAGCATGATACTTCAGCCTATAGTTGAAAATTCTATTGTACATGGGTTTGCAAAAAAGAGAGAAGGAACAATAAAAATAGTTGCTAAAAAATATTACACCAGCTATGTGAAAATTCAAATTATAGACAATGGCAGCGGTATAGACCCTGAGGTTTTGGCAGATATCACTAAAAAGTCATTTGTTTCTAGGACTTCTACAGGTATCGGTATTGAAAACATCACAAAAAGGCTTGAGTTTTTCTTTGGAATAAAAGAACCTATTTTTATTGAGTCAAAGAAGGACATTGGAACAACCGTAACAATTACTATTCCCTATATAAATCAATTATCATAA
- a CDS encoding methyl-accepting chemotaxis protein, whose translation MKLWGRLGVNSLKKIFKKGSLAQKLSIFILVLLLVPITIIDIFSVSKAVNSVINESKKSYLIATNSTAQYFQVLFETAKNAAIQVMSNDNIQSFCTGESQNLKDKNEKAKIAQDAKNIIANLVVTSEIFSGAYILTNKQSSLMFPPLPLNYLDINKITNSKWYKAIMNSAGYVLLSSHRENFDEVAENNNSQIPAYACSIGFQFRDLKTNQIKGVMLLDIKEEWLREKLQSTELSKQGVLTIGLLSDGKILLPLDWQEKMNRNIRPDEKFIQKILSQVKTGKKEGAFEVIYQQKPYLITFSKTQYFDWTVVGMIPVSAIVKNARSMEGVIILLTVIFTLIAIVFGIIFALKIVKDIEKITNVMAIAEKGDLTNTINIRRSDEVGSLSRSFNNMTKNIKKLIEKGINLTQQVTSSIASLTTIASETSAASNEIARAIQEIAEGAGNQAKEATNVSEIVSQFGQKIESIVYSIEQINKLSKDVFKLSEDGFEAVKSLDKVTEDTVSITDSMIRTINQLTDYSKSIGKIINLLGSISEQTKLLALNASIEAAKAGEAGRGFAVVASEIRKLADMSKESTREVDKIIKKIINQTKEAQEIADKVGVVINRQNTAVDTVTGAFGKIKFAVEELFEKIENINKLVLSIDNEKTTIIESVENISAISQETAASTQEVSASTEEQLAAIEELKSMIERLNILAQDLYQAMQVFRV comes from the coding sequence ATGAAATTATGGGGAAGACTTGGTGTAAACTCTTTAAAAAAGATATTCAAAAAGGGGAGTCTTGCTCAGAAACTTAGTATTTTTATATTGGTTTTATTACTGGTTCCGATAACAATTATTGATATTTTTTCTGTGTCAAAAGCGGTAAATTCAGTAATAAACGAAAGCAAAAAGTCGTATTTGATTGCTACAAATTCAACAGCACAGTATTTTCAAGTCCTATTTGAAACAGCCAAAAACGCTGCAATTCAGGTAATGTCAAATGACAATATACAATCTTTTTGCACAGGGGAAAGCCAAAATCTAAAGGACAAAAATGAAAAAGCAAAAATAGCACAGGATGCAAAAAATATTATTGCAAATCTTGTAGTTACATCTGAAATATTCTCTGGTGCGTACATATTAACTAATAAACAATCTTCATTAATGTTTCCGCCTTTGCCTTTGAATTACCTTGACATCAATAAAATAACAAATTCAAAATGGTACAAAGCAATTATGAACTCGGCAGGATATGTTTTACTTTCTTCTCACAGAGAAAACTTTGATGAGGTTGCTGAAAATAACAACAGTCAGATTCCTGCTTATGCATGTTCAATTGGCTTTCAGTTCAGAGATTTAAAAACTAACCAGATAAAAGGTGTAATGCTTTTGGATATAAAGGAAGAGTGGTTAAGAGAAAAGCTTCAATCTACAGAACTCTCAAAGCAAGGCGTATTGACAATAGGTCTATTATCTGATGGGAAAATATTACTTCCACTGGATTGGCAGGAGAAAATGAATAGGAATATAAGACCAGATGAAAAATTTATTCAAAAGATTTTATCTCAGGTTAAAACTGGCAAGAAAGAAGGGGCTTTTGAGGTAATTTATCAACAAAAACCATACCTTATAACTTTTTCAAAGACTCAGTATTTTGACTGGACTGTAGTAGGTATGATACCTGTCAGTGCAATAGTAAAAAATGCGCGCAGTATGGAAGGTGTAATTATCTTACTTACAGTTATATTTACATTAATTGCTATTGTGTTTGGCATAATCTTTGCTCTAAAAATAGTAAAGGATATTGAAAAAATAACCAATGTTATGGCAATAGCTGAAAAAGGCGACTTAACAAATACCATTAATATAAGGCGCAGTGATGAGGTAGGAAGTCTTTCAAGAAGCTTTAACAATATGACCAAGAACATTAAAAAGCTTATAGAAAAGGGTATAAATTTGACACAGCAGGTAACATCCTCAATAGCATCTCTGACAACAATAGCAAGTGAAACATCGGCTGCTTCAAACGAAATAGCACGAGCAATTCAAGAAATCGCTGAGGGTGCAGGCAATCAGGCAAAAGAAGCTACAAATGTTTCTGAAATAGTATCACAGTTTGGTCAGAAAATAGAATCTATTGTTTATTCAATAGAACAAATAAATAAACTTTCAAAAGATGTATTTAAACTTTCAGAAGATGGTTTTGAAGCAGTAAAAAGTTTAGATAAAGTAACTGAAGACACTGTAAGTATTACAGATTCAATGATAAGAACAATAAATCAATTGACCGACTATTCAAAATCAATTGGGAAAATAATTAATCTTCTTGGTAGCATATCTGAGCAGACAAAACTACTTGCACTTAATGCATCAATAGAGGCAGCAAAGGCTGGTGAGGCAGGAAGAGGATTTGCAGTTGTTGCGAGCGAAATTCGCAAACTTGCTGATATGTCAAAAGAATCAACACGCGAGGTTGATAAGATAATAAAGAAAATAATAAATCAAACAAAAGAAGCACAGGAAATAGCAGACAAAGTGGGAGTTGTAATAAATAGACAGAATACAGCAGTTGATACTGTCACAGGTGCGTTTGGTAAAATAAAATTTGCAGTTGAAGAATTATTCGAAAAAATAGAAAATATAAATAAGTTAGTCTTATCAATAGACAATGAGAAGACAACAATAATTGAAAGTGTAGAAAATATTTCAGCCATATCACAAGAGACTGCAGCATCAACACAAGAAGTTTCAGCATCAACTGAAGAGCAATTAGCTGCAATTGAAGAGCTAAAATCCATGATTGAAAGGCTGAATATTTTAGCCCAAGACTTGTATCAGGCAATGCAGGTGTTTAGGGTTTGA
- a CDS encoding substrate-binding domain-containing protein: protein MSSTKNFILKYLIITVSLLLLLILVWLSASDFLIIRKMGNLNNFSQNNYINCAVILPKNEMYWKEFLGEFEQFAQAQKVLSETIFYESEQEEVFGLKLALFSKFDFVILCDLFHSSEIKSLIDQLKLQKIRVISILNSNLKDFFDTTLGFDYFQKGRLVASNIEIIAKQKKLYRLKIAVITNTINKSLSGNSEVEGIKSYLKEKGIEFSVDLFSIEYGNAESEKLLNNIITAQQYNCYYTTEELETFAFIDSFVKSPKDSNFIFIGAGDDSRLLRYRDEGLIDKLVMPNYDELAIRSILIMKDFEKLAFKGQFIPMSIIVK, encoded by the coding sequence ATGTCCTCAACAAAAAATTTCATATTAAAGTACTTAATAATTACAGTTTCTCTTTTACTTCTGCTCATTTTAGTGTGGCTATCAGCAAGTGATTTTTTGATCATTCGCAAAATGGGCAATTTAAATAACTTTTCGCAAAATAATTATATAAACTGCGCAGTTATATTGCCTAAAAATGAAATGTATTGGAAAGAATTTTTAGGTGAGTTTGAACAGTTTGCTCAGGCACAGAAGGTATTATCAGAAACTATCTTCTATGAATCTGAACAAGAGGAAGTTTTTGGCCTAAAACTGGCTCTTTTTTCAAAGTTTGATTTTGTCATACTTTGTGATTTATTTCACAGCAGTGAAATTAAATCTTTAATCGACCAGCTCAAACTGCAAAAAATTAGAGTGATATCTATTCTTAACAGCAACCTTAAAGATTTTTTTGACACAACACTGGGTTTTGACTATTTTCAAAAAGGCAGACTTGTTGCAAGTAACATTGAAATTATAGCAAAACAAAAAAAATTATATAGACTCAAAATTGCAGTAATAACAAATACAATCAATAAAAGTTTATCAGGCAATAGTGAAGTTGAAGGCATAAAAAGTTATTTAAAAGAAAAAGGAATAGAATTTTCTGTTGATTTATTTTCAATTGAATATGGTAATGCTGAGTCAGAAAAACTTTTAAATAACATAATTACAGCTCAGCAGTACAATTGTTATTACACAACTGAAGAGCTTGAGACTTTTGCTTTTATTGATAGTTTTGTCAAATCTCCAAAAGATTCAAATTTTATCTTTATCGGAGCAGGAGATGACTCACGACTCTTAAGATACAGAGATGAGGGACTTATTGACAAGCTTGTTATGCCAAATTACGATGAACTTGCTATCAGGTCTATTTTAATTATGAAAGACTTTGAAAAATTGGCTTTTAAAGGTCAATTTATACCTATGTCCATAATCGTTAAATAG
- a CDS encoding sugar ABC transporter substrate-binding protein has translation MKKILNFKLIIITLAIVLTFIIIFLFAYIHFLKKNNINRQIKIGFAMSTLKEERWFFDRKYLISASKEKGFEVEWTNANENDMTQYQQVKYLISKGINLLIIVPSSYDSAKNAIELANQKKIPVICYDRIALDANIDAYVGFNNQNIGEIMAKYLLQQSPSGNYVFILGNPKDYNTYQIKEGYRKILSPYVNSGKINILLEDYCYKWKKEYAYEYVAKLLQSGKRIDAILAQNDSLAEGAISALAEKKLAGKIPVVGQDAELSACRRIVNGYQLMTVYKPIKKLSNLAIEIAEKIIKKDKLPYTKNFVNNGYKMVPAYLVEPVAVTKNNINLIIKDNYHSYEEIFGK, from the coding sequence ATGAAAAAGATACTAAATTTTAAATTAATCATAATTACATTAGCTATTGTATTGACATTTATTATCATTTTTTTGTTTGCTTATATTCACTTTTTAAAAAAGAACAACATCAATCGTCAGATTAAAATTGGATTTGCAATGAGTACTTTAAAAGAAGAAAGATGGTTTTTTGACAGAAAATATCTAATTAGTGCATCTAAAGAGAAAGGTTTTGAAGTAGAGTGGACTAATGCAAACGAAAACGATATGACCCAATACCAACAAGTTAAATATCTTATTTCAAAAGGTATAAACTTGCTTATTATAGTTCCCAGCAGCTATGATTCTGCAAAAAATGCAATTGAACTTGCAAACCAGAAAAAAATTCCCGTTATATGTTATGACCGAATAGCTTTAGACGCAAATATAGATGCTTACGTAGGATTTAACAATCAAAATATTGGCGAAATTATGGCAAAATACTTACTGCAACAATCACCTTCTGGCAATTATGTTTTTATTCTAGGAAATCCAAAGGATTATAATACCTATCAAATAAAAGAAGGATATAGAAAAATCTTGAGTCCATATGTAAACTCAGGTAAAATCAATATTCTTCTTGAAGACTATTGTTACAAATGGAAAAAAGAGTATGCTTATGAATATGTAGCAAAACTTCTTCAGTCAGGAAAGCGTATTGATGCAATTTTGGCACAAAACGACTCGTTAGCAGAAGGAGCCATTTCTGCTTTAGCAGAAAAAAAGCTTGCAGGAAAAATTCCGGTTGTAGGGCAGGATGCTGAGCTTAGCGCTTGTAGAAGGATTGTAAATGGATATCAGCTCATGACAGTATACAAACCAATCAAAAAGCTATCTAATCTTGCAATAGAAATTGCTGAAAAGATTATTAAAAAAGATAAATTACCTTATACTAAGAATTTTGTTAATAATGGGTATAAAATGGTTCCGGCATATTTAGTTGAGCCTGTTGCTGTTACAAAAAATAACATAAATCTTATTATCAAAGATAACTATCATTCATATGAAGAGATATTTGGAAAATAA